A genomic region of Colletotrichum destructivum chromosome 1, complete sequence contains the following coding sequences:
- a CDS encoding Putative NTF2-like domain superfamily protein: MSCNAQQEQNNSWKKQRMDRFAATEGIEPHDSYSRTEPFAAGETAIGRDLRLRIRDFYRTSDNRDLDERWLGFYTPGARVKIGPQAAEEHEDIRRLRTAMWSTVSARKHWITRAIGSATDKGVHVMLKGGVRRKGLDGDEGVFSWAGSAEWVRQDDGEWRMDAYRVWLDPWTAIEGELPTVSQF; the protein is encoded by the exons ATGAGTTGCAACGCACAACAAGAACAAAACAACAGCTGGAAAAAGCAGAGAATGGATCGCTTCGCCGCCACGGAGGGCATCGAGCCGCACGATAGCTACTCCCGGACGGAGCCGTtcgcggccggcgagacGGCCATCGGGCGGGACCTGCGGCTGCGGATACGGGACTTTTATCGGACCAGCGACAaccgcgacctcgacgagcgcTGGCTGGGCTTCTACACGCCCGGCGCGAGGGTCAAGATCGGGCCgcaggcggccgaggagcacgAGG ACATCCGGCGGCTGCGGACGGCGATGTGGAGCACCgtctcggcgaggaagcaCTGGATCACGAGGGCCATCGGGTCAGCTACCGATAAGGGGGTGCACGTCATGCTGAAGGGGGGAGTACGGCGCAAGGGGCtggacggggacgagggcgtctTCAGCTGGGCCGGCAGCGCGGAGTGGGTGAGGCAGGACGACGGGGAGTGGCGGATGGATGCATACCGAGTCTGGCTCGACCCGTGGACCGCGATCGAGGGCGAGCTGCCTACCGTGTCGCAGTTTTGA
- a CDS encoding Putative bromodomain, helicase, Helicase superfamily 1/2, ATP-binding domain-containing protein, producing MASVQAAPAVQLPGAGMTATTPQQAQEIFNKFKQMRENGVPTTDPEYIKAEQFVLSFQQQARLRQKQQAFLQHQQQQQQMQQQRQMQQAGGPNGAVNGAHPAQQQQQSTQPSASSALGGSALPSASSNTSVAAAGSPTTSAPSSGPGAGQFNPQQLSLLRQQIHAFKLLTKNAGVPLQMQQAIFAQRERRKAIAAEAAAMAASSTPAPVSRDSAQPGPNGVESKSEPPEVQGPTFKAVKSPYDDPNLIRKSISYFEHTQRRNRKLIPGLFPTGVDFDQLRYEREVIIFNRMRDRYAELKSTPANIAHWDTTADDVELDDSARIKAIIEMKGLGLYAKQKAMRDKIGRSMMFYDNLAMTTNRSNYRRTKKMTVREARITEKLEKQQRDIRENREKKRHTDFLAAITQHRNEIQQTAASQRNKSSKLNKLMFAQHYNIEKEEQKRIERTAKQRLQALKANDEEAYLKLLDEAKDTRITHLLRQTDGFLRQLAASVKSQQRKALLEQTGEEQMPEEEEESEHESDADDTSGRKIDYYAVAHKIKEEVTEQANMLVGGRLKEYQVKGLQWMISLYNNNLNGILADEMGLGKTIQTISLVTYLIERKKQEGPYLVIVPLSTLTNWTLEFEKWAPSVSKIVYKGPPLARKQQQDKIRQGRFQVLLTTYEYIIKDRPVLSKIKWFHMIIDEGHRMKNQNSKLTSTIQQYYHTRFRLILTGTPLQNNLTELWAMLNFTLPTIFKSAKTFDEWFNTPFANTGGQDKMDLTEEEQILVIRRLHKVLRPFLLRRLKKDVEKDLPDKTEKVIKCKFSALQSKLYKQMVTHNKILVSDGQGGKAGARGLSNMIMQLRKLCNHPFVFDEVENTMNPMSISNDLLWRTAGKFELLDRVLPKYKATGHRVLMFFQMTAIMDIMEDYLRYRNMKYLRLDGTTKSDERSDLLREFNAPNSDYFMFLLSTRAGGLGLNLQTADTVIIYDSDWNPHQDLQAQDRAHRIGQKNEVRILRLISSNSVEEKILERARYKLDMDGKVIQAGRFDNKSTETDRDAMLRTLLESADLAETGEQDEMDDEELNLLLARSDDEVTVFQKLDEERKKDPIYGDAAGAKAKPRLLGEDELPDIYLGDGSLVEEEVETSLGRGARERTKVRYDDGLTEEQWLMAVDDDDDSPEAAAARKQARKDKRENNRLKRTAVMNAADASPSVSRASTEEVETPKKRGRKPGSKNQEKRKADDGEDEPPAKKRRGPQGRPKAVSVSAGSEAPRISAQQRQSLQTSARALFDGLMNLEVDDPEPPEEDDDESVAGKRIIIGPFLALPPKRDYADYYLIIQAPISMKQIEQKIKKQQYYSLGDMRKDVDLMFSNCQTYNEEASLLYQDSLTLQKFFHEQLQKELEEHPELQELEGDGPKEASVAPSASASVGTPQPVTSATRIKLISSASNGAKEANGESNGGSNGAPSDQE from the exons ATGGCTTCCGTTCAGGCTGCCCCTGCCGTCCAGCTCCCTGGCGCCGGCATGACCGCCACCACACCTCAACAGGCTCAAGAGATATTCAAC AAATTTAAGCAGATGAGAGAAAATGGCGTCCCCACCACCGACCCCGAATATATCAAGGCCGAGCAGTTCGTTCTGTCTTTCCAACAACAAGCGCGTCTACGACAGAAACAACAAGCTTTCCtccaacaccagcagcaacagcagcagatgcAACAGCAGCGACAGATGCAGCAGGCTGGTGGTCCTAATGGCGCTGTCAACGGCGCGCATCCcgctcagcagcagcaacagtcAACACAACCATCTGCGTCTAGTGCGCTCGGCGGCTCTGCCCTTCCCTCTGCAAGCTCAAATACCtcggtcgccgccgccggctcgccAACCACATCGGCTCCGTCCAGCGGTCCTGGCGCTGGTCAATTCAACCCTCAGCAACTGAGTCTGCTTCGCCAACAAATCCATGCATTCAAGTTGCTGACAAAGAATGCTGGCGTTCCTTTGCAGATGCAGCAGGCCATCTTCGCCCAGCGCGAGCGGAGGAaagccatcgccgccgaggccgccgcgatgGCGGCTTCATCAACACCGGCACCCGTTTCTCGCGACTCCGCACAGCCTGGTCCGAATGGCGTCGAGTCCAAGTCTGAACCTCCCGAGGTTCAGGGCCCGACGTTCAAGGCTGTCAAGTCTCCTTACGACGACCCCAACCTGATCCGCAAGTCCATCAGCTACTTCGAACACACCCAGCGTAGGAACCGCAAGCTCATTCCTGGACTTTTCCCTACCGGTGTGGACTTTGACCAGCTGCGCTACGAGAGAGAAgtcatcatcttcaaccGCATGCGTGACCGTTACGCCGAGCTGAAGAGCACGCCGGCAAACATCGCTCACTGGGACACCACCGCGGACGATGTCGAACTGGACGACAGCGCCAGgatcaaggccatcatcgagatGAAGGGTCTGGGGCTGTACGCCAAGCAGAAGGCAATGCGCGACAAGATTGGCCGCTCAATGATGTTTTACGACAACCTCGCTATGACCACCAACCGTTCCAACTACCGCCGCACCAAGAAGATGACGGTTCGCGAGGCTAGAATCACCGAGAAGCTTgagaagcagcagcgcgATATCCGTGAGAACCgtgagaagaagaggcaTACCGACTTCCTCGCGGCCATTACCCAACACCGGAACGAGATCCAGCAGACTGCCGCAAGCCAGCGTAACAAGTCGAGCAAGCTTAACAAGCTCATGTTCGCCCAGCACTACAACATTGAGAAGGAAGAGCAGAAGAGAATCGAGCGCACCGCCAAGCAGCGTCTGCAAgccctcaaggccaacgacgaagaggcgtatctcaagctgctcgacgaaGCCAAGGACACCCGTATTACCCACCTTCTGCGACAGACCGACGGGTTCTTacgccagctcgccgcctcTGTCAAGTCTCAGCAAAGGAAGGCTCTGTTGGAACAAACTGGCGAGGAACAGATgccagaggaagaggaggagagcgaGCACGAGAGCGACGCAGACGACACGAGCGGAAGGAAGATTGACTACTATGCCGTTGCCCacaagatcaaggaggaggtcaCCGAGCAGGCCAACATGCTCGTGGGTGGCAGGCTCAAAGAATACCAGGTCAAGGGTCTGCAATGGATGATCTCACTGTACAACAACAATCTCAACGGTATTCTTGCAGACGAGATGGGTCTCGGCAAGACCATCCAGACCATCAGTCTGGTCACGTACCTCATCGAGCGCAAGAAGCAGGAGGGGCCTTATCTGGTCATCGTGCCACTCAGTACTTTGACCAACTGGACCCTTGAATTCGAGAAGTGGGCCCCGTCCGTCAGCAAGATCGTCTACAAGGGACCTCCCCTGGCCAGAAAGCAACAGCAGGACAAGATTCGCCAGGGACGCTTCCAGGTTCTGCTCACGACATACGAGTACATCATCAAGGACCGGCCGGTTCTTAGCAAGATCAAGTGGTTCCACATGATCATCGACGAAGGTCACCGCATGAAGAACCAGAACTCCAAGCTCACGTCCACCATCCAACAATACTACCACACCCGATTCCGCCTGATTTTGACGGGTACCCCGCTGCAGAATAACCTTACTGAGCTGTGGGCCATGCTCAATTTCACCCTCCCCACTATTTTCAAGTCTGCCAAGACTTTCGACGAGTGGTTCAACACGCCCTTTGCCAACACGGGTGGACAGGACAAGATGGACCTCACGGAAGAAGAGCAGATTCTCGTCATTCGTCGCCTGCACAAGGTGCTGCGGCCCTTCCTGCTGCGTCGTCTGAAGAAGGATGTCGAAAAAGACCTCCCGGACAAGACAGAAAAGGTCATCAAGTGCAAGTTCTCGGCCCTGCAGAGCAAGCTGTACAAGCAGATGGTCACGCACAACAAGATCCTCGTCAGCGACGGACAGGGTGGCAAGGCTGGTGCTCGTGGTCTGAGCAACATGATCATGCAGCTTCGCAAGCTCTGCAACCACCCCTTCGTCTTTGACGAAGTCGAGAACACCATGAACCCCATGAGCATCAGCAACGACTTGCTCTGGAGAACGGCCGGCAAGTTTGAGCTCTTGGACCGGGTTTTGCCCAAGTACAAGGCCACGGGCCATCGCGTCCTGATGTTCTTTCAGATGACGGCGATCATGGACATTATGGAAGATTACCTGAGATACCGCAACATGAAGTACCTCCGTCTGGACGGTACGACCAAGTCAGACGAGCGTTCCGATCTGTTGCGCGAGTTCAATGCTCCGAACTCGGATTACTTCATGTTCTTGCTGTCGACACGTGCCGGTGGTCTTGGTCTGAATTTGCAGACTGCCGACACCGTCATTATCTACGATTCTGACTGGAACCCTCATCAAGATTTGCAGGCCCAGGATCGTGCCCATCGTATCGGGCAAAAGAACGAGGTTCGCATCCTGCGTCTCATCAGTTCCAACTCGGTCGAAGAGAAGATCTTGGAAAGAGCCAGGTACAAGCTCGACATGGACGGCAAGGTCATCCAGGCCGGTCGTTTCGATAACAAATCGACGGAAACAGATCGTGACGCCATGCTGCGAACCCTTTTGGAGAGTGCCGACCTTGCAGAAACGGGAGAGCAGGATGAGATGGACGATGAGGAGTTGAACCTGCTCCTCGCTCgtagcgacgacgaggtgaCCGTCTTCCagaagctcgacgaggagcggAAGAAGGACCCAATCTACGGCGATGCGGCCGGCGCGAAGGCCAAGCCCCGTCTGTTGGGAGAGGACGAACTCCCCGACATCTATCTGGGTGACGGCAGCCTGGTGGAAGAGGAGGTGGAGACGAGTCTTGGACGCGGAGCCCGTGAGCGGACCAAGGTTCGTTACGACGACGGTCTCACGGAGGAGCAGTGGCTCATggctgtcgacgacgacgacgattctcccgaggctgctgctgcgcgtAAGCAAGCACGCAAGGACAAGAGGGAGAACAACCGGCTCAAGAGGACAGCCGTAATGAACGCCGCGGATGCCTCTCCCTCGGTAAGTCGCGCCAGCACCGAGGAAGTGGAAACGCCCAAGAAGAGGGGTCGCAAGCCCGGCAGCAAGAACCAGGAGAAGCGCAAGGcagacgatggcgaggatgagccGCCAGCCAAGAAGCGTCGCGGACCCCAAGGCAGACCCAAGGCGGTCTCCGTGTCGGCGGGGTCTGAAGCGCCACGAATCTCGGCCCAGCAGCGCCAGTCCCTCCAGACAAGCGCGCGTGCCCTATTTGACGGACTCATGAACCTTGAGGTCGACGATCCGGAGCCCCctgaggaggatgatgacgagtCGGTGGCAGGCAAGCGGATCATTATCGGACCGTTCCTTGCTTTGCCTCCCAAGCGCGACTACGCCGACTACTACTTGATCATTCAGGCCCCCATCTCGATGAAGCAGATCGAGCAAAAGATTAAGAAGCAGCAATATTATAGCCTCGGCGACATGCGCAAGGATGTCGATCTCATGTTCAGCAACTGCCAAACGTACAACGAGGAGGCATCACTTCTGTACCAGGATTCCCTGACTCTGCAG AAATTCTTCCACGAGCAGCTCCAGAAGGAACTCGAGGAGCACCCGGAGTTGCAAGAGCTTGAGGGCGATGGCCCTAAGGAGGCGTCTGTGGCACCTAGCGCCAGTGCGAGCGTCGGAACCCCTCAACCGGTTACGTCGGCCACGAGAATCAAGCTGATCTCTTCGGCTTCCAACGGCGCCAAAGAAGCGAACGGCGAAAGCAACGGAGGCAGCAACGGTGCTCCGAGTGACCAGGAGTAG
- a CDS encoding Putative heterokaryon incompatibility, translating to MDHPSPSARSGGDGGGAAAARREGPAGGPDVVSDESSASSMSDEEDAAVDAGGGYRPQTPTPPPQRRQQQQQQQHYPPPPRGSRERDIRTERHRERDRDRGDRDRDRDRDRDRDRDRDRDRGREDFKRGGGPPPPPLDKDRDRDRDRDRDRDRDRDSPPTPRDTKRQSFAADDKYYSNGHGASNAPHNGHARRQSVPPNSANNGTKRQSITERLMSTWTARTAREPVGVAASSSAPPSRRASSASTAANKFNPMGRVREWLDTCNAEHGDHCSGPPGDTWRPIWLIDSVNRCLVRARATDRYIALSYVYEPPLPSSRGPVETLRGNLEMLTASMDDADVPQTILDAMWLARKLGIKYLWVDRFCIVQDDDVEREEHIRNMAYIYANAYLTIVAAAGDAESGLTGLLRRTPPPRGAAARKHDDLVLSSRWAGRAWTVQEGMYSRRKVYVFEETVTWECHCDVWQGPPGSGGGGGRLNKILKGGGNRSGPCGQRTFPAVTGYLHPVWPDMDEYARIAMEFSARRVTVMSDTARALRGITTVLSQSFAGGFIFGMPVGFLDMAMLWQPRATVRRRLMVQPMTGANPLPSWSWLGWHYDGVPADLTLWRAAADYVQDAPPSGRKAAAAERRFKSPYAFRLRPLVSYELTDRATYTPLPNDGMAYRDRRHRRTVPLPAGWSRSSGGGFRYAGDPEVVFRYPVPVAEMAMMSGDRGAVGGLSSSSPFADLAMSATLLSFSTTVAFLEVDFAMARNGTPVDAKAANAVNTGNNTGPGAGLVAPGRGYGVPLAIGNVWSRTGKWCGVVTAHDSWLGLQGANHTGEEKLEFVAVSTASERGGSHVFDLDAFRDNMDDDEIVDFVNVLWVERVGGVCYRRGLGHIVQRVWDAVARERVEILLG from the coding sequence ATGGACCACCCGAGTCCGTCCGCCCGCAgtggtggcgacggcggcggtgcggcAGCGGCCAGACGTGAGGGACCAGCAGGAGGACCAGACGTCGTATCCGACGAGAGCTCAGCAAGCTCAAtgtcggacgaggaggacgcggcggtcgacgcgggcggcggaTATAGACCCCAGACGCCCACGCCCCCGCcccaacgacgacagcagcagcagcagcagcaacattacccgccaccgccgagggGTAGCAGGGAGAGGGACATCCGTACGGAACGGCACCGCGAACGTGATCGGGACAGAGGAGACCGCGACAGGGATAGAGACAGGGATAGGGATAGGGATAGGGACCGGGACCGGGATCGAGGTCGGGAGGACTTcaagagaggaggaggaccaccgccgccacctttGGACAAAGATCGTGATCGCGACCGCGACAGAGACAGggacagagacagagaccGCGATagcccgccgacgccgagggaCACCAAGAGGCAGAGCTTCGCGGCAGACGACAAGTACTACAGCAACGGACACGGCGCCAGCAACGCCCCCCATAACGGCCACGCCCGACGGCAGAGCGTGCCGCCCAACAGCGCCAACAACGGTACCAAACGGCAGAGCATCACAGAGCGGCTCATGAGCACCTGGACGGCGCGTACGGCGCGGGAGCCGGTGGGCGTCGctgcctcgtcgtcggcgcccccCTCGCGCCgcgcctcgtcggcttcgacggcggcgaacaAGTTCAACCCGATGGGCCGCGTGCGCGAGTGGCTCGACACGTGCAACGCCGAGCACGGCGACCACTGCTCCGGCCCGCCGGGGGACACGTGGCGGCCGATATGGCTCATCGACTCGGTGAACCGATGCCtcgtgcgcgcgcgcgcaacGGACCGGTACATCGCGCTGAGCTACGTCTAcgagccgccgctgccgagctCGCGGGGCCCCGTCGAGACGCTGCGGGGGAACCTGGAGATGCTGACGGCGAGCATGGACGACGCGGACGTGCCGCAGACGATACTGGACGCCATGTGGCTGGCGAGGAAACTGGGCATCAAGTACCTCTGGGTGGACCGGTTCTGCATCGtgcaggacgacgacgtggaaAGGGAGGAGCACATCAGGAACATGGCGTACATCTACGCCAACGCCTACCTGACGATcgttgcggcggcgggagacGCCGAGTCCGGGCTGACGGGCCTGTTGAGGAggacaccgccgccgcgcggggccgcggcgaggaagcaCGACGACCTGGTGCTGTCGTCGCGATGGGCCGGGCGGGCGTGGACAGTGCAGGAGGGCATGTACTCGCGGCGCAAGGTCTATGTGTTCGAGGAGACGGTGACGTGGGAATGCCACTGCGACGTGTGGCAGGGCCCACCcgggagcggcggcggcggcgggcgtctCAACAAGATCctcaagggcggcgggaaCCGCAGCGGCCCCTGCGGGCAGAGGACATTCCCCGCGGTGACGGGGTACCTGCACCCCGTGTGGCCGGACATGGACGAATACGCGCGGATCGCGATGGAGTTCAGCGCGCGGCGGGTGACGGTCATGTCGGACACGGCGAGAGCGCTGCGGGGCATCACGACGGTGCTGTCGCAGTCGTTCGCGGGCGGCTTCATCTTCGGCATGCCGGTGGGCTTCCTCGACATGGCGATGCTGTGGCAGCCGCGGGCGAcggtgcggcggcggctgatgGTGCAGCCCATGACGGGGGCGAacccgctgccgtcgtggAGCTGGCTTGGATGGCACTACGACGGCGTCCCCGCGGACCTGACGCTCTGGCGCGCAGCGGCCGATTACGTACAGGatgcgccgccgtccggacgcaaggccgccgccgccgagaggcgGTTCAAGAGCCCCTACGCCTTCCGGCTGCGGCCGCTCGTAAGCTACGAGCTGACGGACAGGGCGACGTACACGCCGCTGCCGAACGACGGCATGGCGTACCGCGACCGGCGGCACAGGAGGAcggtgccgctgccggcggggtggtcgaggagcagcggcggcggtttcCGGTACGCGGGGGACCCGGAGGTTGTGTTTCGGTACCCGGTGCCCGTGGcggagatggcgatgatgtcgggCGACAGAGGAGCCGTGGGGgggctgtcgtcgtcgtcgccgttcgCGGACCTGGCCATGAGCGCGACGCTGCTGTCGTTCAGCACAACGGTGGCTTTCCTCGAGGTGGACTTCGCGATGGCGCGGAACGGGACGCCAGTGGacgccaaggcggccaacgccgtcaacacGGGCAACAACACGGGACCCGGGGCAGGGCTGGTggcgccggggagggggtaTGGGGTGCCGCTGGCGATCGGCAACGTGTGGTCGCGGACGGGCAAGTGGTGCGGCGTGGTGACGGCGCACGACAGCTGGCTCGGGCTGCAGGGGGCGAACCACAcgggggaggagaagctcgagtTCGTGGcggtgtcgacggcgagcgaGCGGGGCGGCAGCCACGTATTCGACCTGGACGCGTTCCGGGACAAcatggacgatgacgagatCGTCGACTTTGTCAACGTGCTGTGGGTCGAGAGGGTGGGCGGCGTGTGTTACCGGAGAGGGCTGGGGCATATAGTGCAGAGGGTCTGGGACGCCGTCGCGAGGGAACGGGTCGAGATCCTTCTGGGGTAA
- a CDS encoding Putative WD40-repeat-containing domain superfamily: protein MPSSKKDRKNAKDGAVTAAVTKLAAGKFANGSPSKSPPSDSSSPPVNSPDIRPIAQDPSPYDGHPAVSPSLDALSTTSVSAASTTNDWARGAGLAGSPSNLISLMGESPPTQPSSYEDSGRLRHGWAVQRQPLTPQTASPSPPNSMPNHMKRPLSFQMDAQFPLEAYHHPTAAAAYRRSSMQSQLSHARAAPQPPLPHQAQPHFYGAPDIDFDMASTPGMKAGDKGYYFGFDTLPAPHTEFVPGSANVVLAGYEGGLEVYSVTKRGLDRVAGLKGLRGGVYDAKVLPWSTPVGSADNSPLVAVVVHGPVLPQASPEIAIQTANESVGDDRPDAPGSPRTDGSQKGGPSGRFTPAIEFYQTSVELYSLKTGKLVDVLLQAPKVPLPTPVTSPIFKAPPPTGAFTIKADAGNLVVASGTSGECWIYRAIVGSNESTTTSRFGCVGKIWTSVQQPPRGEVAEEAERRHSPAPLRPSPQTPILSLNGKWVAYCPPAASSQIALRAHVPVPLLGKAPGISSVTSPVLPAVTGSVDSPMAESMVNKIMRETTQELISGAKWVGQQGLQAWNSYWNKNTNQTPSSQSRSPPLTSQQWAGSYPPRHDAPQFPPTHGTPGQAVTKDPGLVSILDMDGLPASATLHPLITFASPLGCSFLSFSPTGLSLFTASGKGDVQTVWDLMCIQYTKSSPLQVSAATSAIGPRVRQVAQFSRMTVARIVDVAWSKPNGERIAMVTERGTVHLLDMPSSAFTWPPPRRRKATEENGAPSSDAPSSAVSIASSAFGAAYHAARPLITRPRRSSVNTQGLATGGNFVDSASVGGRAIAASISHSLGKTGVAINQLRHTGENRVSLPQSSALPASSCVVWITGRKYHTLYVVGDGLVRSFPSKTRRSPTASSKQRAPRGLRYKDFKAPVLPDDGLSPAVRQFIDSDEHLDLSDRETDAGKTLTLDPRARPLQVDLSAEASIPQAEIESSAPYQPFHTDRRVSLYEYGGQSAAALPPSLAALMADTTLEDHATPKQKKRQQRSRAQHTPIETDLSQPWAFGQPLNLIKLDTGHHSISEDEFSVSDDHRALPLSSMERVMHRGENGDEIVVTTRRRRGARHMEDEDGFFEDDCEVLDFADQRV, encoded by the exons ATGCCGA GTTCGAAGAAGGATAGGAAGAACGCGAAAGATGGTGCTGTCACCGCCGCGGTGACGAAACTCGCCGCGGGCAAGTTCGC AAATGGCAGTCCCTCAAAGAGCCCCCCCTCCGATTCATCGTCGCCCCCTGTAAATTCTCCTGATATCCGACCCATAGCCCAAGACCCATCCCCCTACGATGGGCACCCCGCCGTCTCGCCGTCTCTGGATGCTCTTTCCACAACCTCCGTCTCGGCTGCAAGCACAACCAACGACTGGGCAAGAGGAGCAGGCCTCGCCGGTTCTCCGAGCAACTTGATCAGTCTTATGGGCGAGTCGCCCCCCACCCAGCCTTCCTCCTACGAGGATTCTGGTCGTCTCCGCCACGGATGGgccgtccagcgccagcccCTGACCCCCCAAACCGCCTCGCCTTCCCCTCCCAACAGCATGCCAAACCACATGAAGCGGCCCCTCAGCTTCCAGATGGACGCCCAGTTCCCCCTCGAGGCCTACCACCACCccaccgccgctgctgcaTACCGCCGCAGCTCCATGCAGTCTCAACTGTCCCACGCGAGAGCAGCTCCGCAACCTCCGCTCCCCCACCAGGCCCAGCCCCATTTCTATGGTGCTCCCGACATCGACTTTGATATGGCTTCCACGCCCGGTATGAAGGCCGGCGATAAAGGCTACTACTTTGGCTTCGACACCCTTCCCGCCCCACACACCGAGTTCGTGCCCGGGTCGGCCAACGTAGTGCTGGCCGGTTACGAGGGTGGCCTAGAAGTCTACTCGGTCACCAAGCGCGGCCTGGATCGCGTCGCCGGTCTGAAAGGACTGCGAGGAGGCGTCTACGATGCCAAAGTCTTACCGTGGTCCACTCCCGTCGGCAGCGCCGACAACTCCCCgctcgtcgctgtcgtcgtccacggccCAGTGCTGCCGCAGGCCTCGCCCGAGATTGCGATTCAAACTGCCAATGAGAGCGTTGGCGACGACAGACCCGACGCGCCCGGCAGTCCTCGGACGGATGGCAGCCAGAAGGGCGGCCCCTCTGGACGATTCACGCCCGCCATCGAGTTTTACCAAACCTCGGTCGAGCTATACTCCCTCAAGACCGGCAAGCTAGTCGACGTGCTTCTTCAAGCCCCCAAAGTCCCTTTGCCGACCCCGGTCACCAGCCCCATCTTCAAGGCACCGCCTCCGACCGGCGCCTTCACCAtcaaggccgacgccggAAACTTGGTTGTCGCTTCGGGCACGAGCGGAGAGTGCTGGATTTACCGCGCCATCGTGGGCTCCAATGagagcaccaccaccagccgcTTCGGTTGTGTTGGCAAAATCTGGACCAGCGTTCAGCAGCCTCCTAGAGGCGAGGTTGCCGAGGAAGCAGAGAGGCGCCACTCACCTGCGCCCCTGCGACCAAGCCCGCAAACCCCAATCCTGTCGCTTAACGGCAAATGGGTTGCCTATTGCCCTCCTGCGGCTTCATCCCAGATTGCCCTCCGTGCTCACGTCCCGGTGCCCCTTCTGGGCAAAGCCCCTGGCATCTCCTCGGTAACCTCACCCGTGCTCCCCGCGGTCACCGGGTCCGTCGACTCGCCCATGGCCGAGAGCATGGTCAACAAGATCATGCGCGAGACAACGCAGGAGCTGATCTCTGGCGCGAAATGGGTTGGCCAGCAAGGGCTTCAGGCCTGGAACTCGTACTGGAACAAGAACACGAACcagacgccgtcgtcgcagtCCAGGTCGCCTCCGTTGACGTCCCAGCAGTGGGCTGGCTCGTACCCTCCACGTCACGATGCGCCTCAGTTCCCCCCGACCCACGGCACACCTGGCCAGGCGGTGACTAAGGATCCCGGCCTTGTCTCAATTCTGGACATGGACGGCTTGCCAGCTTCCGCCACTCTGCACCCGCTCATCACCTTTGCGTCCCCGCTAGGCTGCAGCTTCTTGTCTTTCTCGCCGACAGGCCTGTCTCTGTTCACGGCCAGTGGCAAGGGCGATGTGCAGACGGTGTGGGATCTCATGTGCATCCAGTACACCAAGTCGTCGCCTCTTCAAGTATCGGCCGCCACCAGTGCAATCGGCCCGAGAGTCCGCCAGGTGGCGCAGTTTTCGCGGATGACGGTAGCTcgcatcgtcgacgttgCTTGGTCGAAACCTAACGGGGAACGAATTGCAATGGTGACCGAGAGAGGAACCGTCCACCTGCTCGACATGCCGTCCAGCGCCTTcacctggccgccgcctcgccgccgcaaggCAACGGAAGAAAACGGCGCTCCCTCGTCAGACGCGCCCAGCTCAGCCGTTTCGATCGCTTCCAGTGCTTTTGGCGCAGCCTATCATGCCGCCAGACCCTTGATCACTAGGCCGCGCAGGAGCAGCGTGAATACCCAGGGCCTTGCCACCGGAGGCAACTTTGTCGACTCTGCGAGTGTCGGCGGGAGGGCTATCGCTGCTAGCATCAGCCATTCCCTGGGCAAGACAGGCGTTGCCATAAACCAGCTGCGTCATACGGGAGAAAACCGCGTGTCTCTGCCGCAGAGCTCAgcgctgccggcctcgtcgtgcGTTGTGTGGATCACTGGTAGAAAGTACCACACTTTgtacgtcgtcggcgacggcctcgtccgttCTTTCCCGTCCAAGACTCGTCGTTCGCCCACCGCCTCCAGCAAGCAGCGCGCGCCTCGGGGACTTCGCTACAAGGATTTCAAAGCCCCCGTCCTGCCCGACGATGGCTTGTCTCCTGCAGTCCGCCAGTTCATCGACTCGGACGAACACCTGGACCTGTCCGATAGGGAGACGGACGCGGGCAAGACGCTGACCCTTGACCCGCGGGCCAGGCCGCTCCAGGTAGACCTGAGCGCGGAAGCCTCTATCCCTCAAGCTGAGATAGAGTCTAGCGCGCCATACCAGCCTTTCCATACCGACAGGCGCGTGTCTTTGTACGAATATGGAGGgcagtcggcggcggccttgccgccctcgctggCCGCACTCATGGCAGACACCACACTGGAGGACCATGCAACGCCCAAACAGAAgaagcggcagcagcgcTCGCGTGCTCAGCACACCCCCATCGAGACGGACTTATCTCAACCCTGGGCTTTTGGCCAGCCACTCAACCTCATCAAGCTCGACACGGGGCATCACTCGATCTCGGAAGATGAATTCAGCGTTTCGGATGATCATCGTGCGCTGCCGCTGTCATCGATGGAGAGGGTGATGCATCGTGGAGagaacggcgacgagatcgtGGTGACGacacgtcgtcgacgtgggGCACGACacatggaggacgaggatggctTTTTTGAGGATGATTGCGAAGTGCTCGACTTTGCCGATCAGAGAGTttga